The Echeneis naucrates chromosome 8, fEcheNa1.1, whole genome shotgun sequence genome has a window encoding:
- the fscn1a gene encoding fascin actin-bundling protein 1a, protein MTTNGASNGTSDMLQIQFGLINCGNKYLTAETFGFKINASATSMKKKQIWTLEQSGDDSSGNVFLLKSHLGRYIAADKDGNVTGDSETPSPECRFIITAHDDGRWSLQSEPHGRYLGGTEDRIICFAQTASVAEKWSVHIAMHPQVNIFSMTRKRYAHLSDKVDEIAIDRDVPWGVDSMITLVFREQRYHLQTSDNRFLRNDGALVATTDKSTGYTLEFRSGKVAFRDCSGRYLAPSGPSGTMKSGKSARVGKDELFVLEQSHPQVVLTAANERNVSTRQGMDLSANQDEESDQEVFQVEICRENRKCAFRTAAGKYWTLTANGGLQCTASTKSANCYFDTEWRGKRLTLRAANGKYVAAKKNGQLAATMDSAGETEEFIMKLINRPIIVLRGEHGFIGCRKVTGTLDSNRSSYDYFTLEFRDGAYSLQDSTGKYWMVGNEQSVVSSSDTPVDFLFEFCDYNKLAVRHAADGKYLRGDHAGVLKANADDLETATLWEY, encoded by the exons ATGACGACTAACGGCGCGTCTAACGGAACCAGCGACATGCTGCAGATCCAGTTCGGCCTCATCAACTGCGGGAACAAATACCTGACGGCGGAGACCTTCGGCTTCAAAATCAATGCCTCCGCCACGAgcatgaagaagaagcagatCTGGACTCTGGAGCAGAGCGGCGACGACTCCAGCGGGAACGTGTTCCTCCTCAAGTCCCATCTGGGCCGGTACATCGCCGCCGACAAGGACGGCAACGTCACCGGAGACAGCGAGACCCCAAGCCCCGAGTGTCGGTTCATCATCACCGCCCATGATGACGGTCGCTGGTCCCTGCAGTCCGAACCGCACGGCCGCTACCTGGGTGGCACCGAGGATCGGATCATCTGCTTCGCCCAGACCGCCTCTGTGGCGGAGAAATGGAGCGTGCACATCGCCATGCATCCGCAGGTGAACATCTTCAGCATGACGCGCAAGCGGTACGCGCACCTGAGCGACAAGGTGGACGAGATCGCCATCGACCGGGACGTCCCGTGGGGGGTGGACTCCATGATCACGCTGGTGTTCCGCGAGCAGCGCTACCACCTGCAGACCTCCGACAACCGCTTCCTCAGGAATGACGGCGCGCTGGTTGCCACCACGGACAAGAGCACAGGATACACGCTGGAGTTCCGCTCCGGTAAGGTGGCCTTCAGGGACTGTAGCGGCAGGTACCTGGCTCCCTCCGGGCCCTCCGGGACCATGAAGTCCGGCAAGAGCGCGCGCGTGGGCAAGGACGAGCTGTTCGTGCTGGAGCAGAGTCACCCGCAGGTCGTGCTCACCGCGGCCAACGAGAGGAACGTCTCCACCCGGCAAG GTATGGatctgtcagccaatcaggatgaGGAGAGTGACCAGGAAGTGTTCCAGGTGGAGATTTGCcgtgaaaacaggaagtgtgcgTTTCGAACTGCTGCAGGGAAATACTGGACCCTCACTGCTAATGGCGGTCTGCAGTGCACCGCCTCCACcaa GTCAGCTAATTGCTACTTTGACACTGAGTGGCGTGGGAAGAGGCTGACTCTCCGGGCTGCTAATGGGAAATATGTCGCAGCCAAAAAAAATGGCCAGCTAGCAGCCACCATGGACTCTGCAG GTGAGACTGAGGAGTTCATCATGAAACTGATTAACCGCCCAATCATCGTGCTGCGTGGGGAGCATGGCTTCATTGGCTGCAGGAAGGTGACAGGCACACTGGACTCCAACCGCTCCTCTTATGACTACTTCACTCTGGAGTTCAGAGATGGCGCCTACAGTCTGCAAG ACTCCACAGGTAAATACTGGATGGTTGGAAATGAGCAGTCTGTGGTGAGCAGCAGTGACACGCCTGTCGACTTCCTCTTTGAATTCTGTGACTACAACAAGTTGGCAGTTCGCCACGCTGCAGATGGCAAGTACCTGCGTGGTGACCACGCTGGCGTGCTGAAGGCCAACGCTGACGACCTGGAGACCGCCACACTCTGGGAGTACTGA